A window of Pseudoalteromonas sp. MEBiC 03607 genomic DNA:
CACTAGGCGAGCCAGATTAATAGGGTTTTCAATATGTTTAACCCCTGCAACAGCACCTGCTTGGCGTGTACGGCCATCCATAATTGATGCGTCAAGCTCATGAGCACCATCATAAGTATACACAGCACCGCGACCTGCGTTGAAATACGGTGAGTTCTCAAGCACATTAATTGCCGCAGTGATGGCATCTAAGCTCTCGCCGCCCTTTTCGAGTACCGCATAGCCGGTTTCAACTGCTTCTTTTAGTTTTTCACGATAGGCTTTTTCTTGTTCTGGTGTGAAGCGACTCTTTTCTATGGTGCCTGCACCACCATGAATAGCGATAGCAAAAGGTTGATCACTACTGTGGCTTAGGGTACTAAATGATAATGCGCTAAGCGCAATGGCTGAGGTAAGTAATGTTTTTAGCATAAGGGCACTTATATTTATTTTAGTTTGTAAGCCCAATGTGAATAATTCAGCGCTGTATTTCAAGCTTTAACCGATGAAAGAAACAAAAAAAGCGCCTAATGGCGCTTTTTTCAGCAGTTTAAAATTAAGCTTGCGCTGCTTTTAAACGTGCTAAACGAGCTACTTGGTGAGTAGACGTTAAGAAAGAGTAGATAGGTGCTAGGTAGCCACGTTTGCGAAGTTCTAAGAACTCTTCATCGCTTAGTGAGTTAAGTTTTTTCTCATCAACAAGGTAGATACCGTTGATGTCTTTTTTCTCACCTTTAATTTCTACTGTTAGCGTTTGCGCTACTAATAATTCTTTGTCTGCTAAGAATTTAGTAAATGCTTCTGTTACTTGCGAAAACTCAATGTAAGAAACAAGTGCTTCTTTACGACGTTTAAGATAATCGGTCTCTTCACCGTTTTCGAAAAGTGCGTTACCCGCTTCTTCACTTACTAATGGGCTTGCTTCGTCAATTACGATACCAAATTGGTCAGCTTCTGGGTGCTTAACAAGACCAAGTGGATAACGAGTCATTGCCATTGGAGCAAATGCCGCAGTCCATTTGCCATCTTGGATGAAAAGGTTTTCGCCTGGCTCTAGACCAAATAACGCAACTGCTTGGAATTGACCTGATTCGTTGTTTTTAACAAATGCCATTGGGAATTCATTTGCGATGCGTGCAAATTCGTGTGCAACCACAGGTACTAAGTGCTGAGTTTTCATAAACTCGATATTGATGCCATTTTGGATTTTAGTGTTGGCATGTTTTTCGTTATGTAAAGGCTGTACTTGTTGCTCCGCCATGATACTGCTCCATTAATTTTATAATATGTTTTTGCTGTTAGTGCCCAAAGCCTATAGGTTTTGGCAACAAAAAGGAAGTGAAAATTTTGTGGCAGTTTGTACATTATAGATTAACAAAATTACCCGCCTTACCAATCAATCCCAAATGATGAAAAAACAAACTATAAACAAGTAAATATTATCACGCATAAGCCACTATTTTTGTTAGTATATTCAACAATTATGGAAATAATGAGGCAAACAATGGAAGGCTATCATTTAAATAAAGACTATAAAATAAGCAGCGTTTTCATTGCTGAAATTAATGAGACTGTCATTATTATTGATGACTTTTTACACAGCCTTGAGCCTATTTATCAATTTGCTACAGAAACAGCTTATTTCCAGCCTTTCGGTAGTGATGGAACGCTCTACCCCGGTAAGCGTGATGAAATGCCAGCGCCTTACTATCGTGCTTTTGAGCAGTTAATTAATGAGCTTTTAGAGCAAGGGATAATTACAAGCAGTGAAAATAATTTATATCTACACCGCTGCAAGCTTTCATTAGTTACACAAAATGCGGACGAACTAAATACCTTACAGCGTATGCCACATATTGACTCGACGGACGATAAAACATTTGCAGCAGTGCATTATTTATCTGCTAAAGAATGGGGTGGTACGGGCATTTACAAATACCGCCCTGACAACATCATTAAAGTGACAGCTGATAATCAAAATAGCGTACATAAAATGATTGCTGATACTGAAAAGCACAGCGCAACTCATCAGGGCTATTTAAATGAAACCACAGAGCTTTTTGAAAAAGTAGTGAATATTGAAGCAAAGGTAAATAGGTTAGTAATTTATAAGAGCAATCTACTGCATAGCGCAGCTCTTTTTAATAACAAAAAGTACAACAATGATATTAACAACAGCCGTTTATCTATCTCTTCGTTTTTTAGAATTAACTGAACTGGCTAATGGTTTTTAGCCAGCTCAGTTAATGAAAACTAGTTTTTCTGTAAGCCAAATTTCTTTATTTTATCTAACAGCTCTCTGTGCTTAGGTAGCTCATTTAATAACTGCTTGACGCGTTGCTGTTTAAATTCAGCAACGTGTTGATTGTCG
This region includes:
- a CDS encoding DUF6445 family protein translates to MEGYHLNKDYKISSVFIAEINETVIIIDDFLHSLEPIYQFATETAYFQPFGSDGTLYPGKRDEMPAPYYRAFEQLINELLEQGIITSSENNLYLHRCKLSLVTQNADELNTLQRMPHIDSTDDKTFAAVHYLSAKEWGGTGIYKYRPDNIIKVTADNQNSVHKMIADTEKHSATHQGYLNETTELFEKVVNIEAKVNRLVIYKSNLLHSAALFNNKKYNNDINNSRLSISSFFRIN
- a CDS encoding SapC family protein, yielding MAEQQVQPLHNEKHANTKIQNGINIEFMKTQHLVPVVAHEFARIANEFPMAFVKNNESGQFQAVALFGLEPGENLFIQDGKWTAAFAPMAMTRYPLGLVKHPEADQFGIVIDEASPLVSEEAGNALFENGEETDYLKRRKEALVSYIEFSQVTEAFTKFLADKELLVAQTLTVEIKGEKKDINGIYLVDEKKLNSLSDEEFLELRKRGYLAPIYSFLTSTHQVARLARLKAAQA